One genomic window of Phoenix dactylifera cultivar Barhee BC4 chromosome 6, palm_55x_up_171113_PBpolish2nd_filt_p, whole genome shotgun sequence includes the following:
- the LOC103711183 gene encoding phosphatidylinositol 3,4,5-trisphosphate 3-phosphatase and protein-tyrosine-phosphatase PTEN1 — protein MLVAGFDLDMSYITDRLLAMSYPAERMRAMYRNPLWQVKTVLDLRHPGGYKVYNLCAEESYNPSHFHGRVEVFPFDDNHVPPLSMIKHFCESIHSWLSHDPHNIAVVHCMAGKGRTGLMVCAYLVYSGMSADEALQLYANRRTINNEGVSIPSQRRYVGYWSKLLTFPMVNGPPSVTLPQLTKRELRRIRLYDTVNINSVFFVVAELQEVSGQLYRPSVEVARRCCRQIKHGYHRASSPRYYLSFINSDSDEDNCESETPHYVVQMDTESSAIYQKTCLDHYFDKPLQVTGDLRVIFYEKMIGGRLFYVCFNTAFISSSLLQFSVRDLDKVGSRGKSICGSDFCLELLFGPANAVPNTERES, from the exons ATGCTTGTTGCTGGATTTGATCTGGATATGTCCTATATCACAGACCGCTTGTTGGCCATGTCATACCCTGCAGAGCGCATGCGTGCCATGTACCGGAATCCTCTCTGGCAGGTCAAAACTGTTTTAGATTTGAGACATCCAGGTGGCTACAAG GTTTACAACTTGTGCgcagaagaaagctacaatccATCACATTTTCATGGACGTGTGGAGGTTTTCCCTTTTGATGACAACCATGTTCCACCTTTGTCAATGATCAAACATTTTTGTGAAAGCATACATTCATGGCTTTCTCACGATCCACACAACATTGCAGTTGTTCACTGTATG GCTGGCAAAGGCCGAACAGGCTTGATGGTATGTGCTTATCTTGTTTATAGTGGCATGTCTGCAGATGAAGCTCTTCAATTGTATGCAAATAGACGGACTATTAATAATGAAGGG GTCTCCATACCAAGCCAACGTCGTTATGTTGGGTACTGGTCTAAACTACTAACTTTTCCTATGGTTAATGGCCCACCTAGTGTTACTCTGCCTCAACTGACTAAGAGAGAATTGCGGCGAATTCGTCTGTATGACACAGTCAACATTAACTcagtcttctttgtggtcgctgAATTGCAAGAG GTTTCTGGTCAACTCTATCGTCCATCAGTCGAAGTTGCAAGGCGCTGTTGCAGGCAGATCAAACATGGATATCATAGGGCGAGCAGTCCCCGGTACTACCTCTCCTTCATTAACAGTGACAGCGATGAGGATAACTGTGAAAGCGAGACACCCCACTATGTAGTGCAAATGGATACAGAGAGTTCAGCCATATACCAGAAGACATGTCTTGACCACTATTTTgacaaacctttacaa GTAACTGGAGACTTGCGAGTTATTTTCTATGAAAAGATGATTGGAGGGCGTCTCTTTTATGTCTGCTTCAACACAGCTTTTATTAGCAGCAGTCTACTACAG TTTTCAGTACGAGACTTGGATAAAGTCGGGAGCAGGGGCAAATCGATATGTGGATCAGACTTTTGTTTGGAGCTATTATTTGGTCCGGCTAATGCAGTGCCCAACACCGAGCGAGAATCATAA